Part of the Sphaerochaeta associata genome is shown below.
GAGAACATCCCTTCCGGTCTCGATCTGAAGATGCTCTTCGAGGAGCTTACACTCAAGCACAATGACAGCCCCGAGGAAGAGAACATCTTCGTCATCAAGATGGCTTGCGGAAATTCCAAGTCAATCAAGAAACTCGAGAAACAGCTGGCCGAGTATAATTTCACCATCCGCGACACCCCGTCGATCACCACCAATTACAAGAATCGGGCCGACCTGATCATCAGTCTTGAAGCATTGGAGACCATCATCATCAACACTCCGGTGATCGACCGGTATGTCTTCATCACCAGCGACAGTGATTTCACTGTCATTATGGAAGCACTGAGGAAATATGGGAAGGAAGTCTATCTGGTGACCAAGGAGGCGGTGAGCGACAAACCTATTTTCAACAACTGCTGTGATGAAATCCTGATCATCGAAACATTCATGCCCAAACCCAAGGCCGAAGAGCCGAAGGGAGCCGAGAAGGACAAGGCCAAAAAGGTTGAGAAACCCGACGCCGCCCATACCAAGAAAATGGACATTCTGGTCGAGGACTTGATGAGAAAGGTTGTTGAATCCTTCGACCCTGATGCCTGGCAACTGGTCAGCTATGCAGGGGTAAAGTTTCATCAGATGGATAAGAGCCGGATGATCGAGCGCAGCAGTTATCGCAGCCTCGGCAACTTGTTGTCCAAACTGGAGCAGGAACGCTTCATCGAACGAAAGCTCAATGAGAAGGGACATCCGGAGATTCGCAAGGCATCTCAAGCAAACCATGCATAGGAAGGTATAATGCTGGACTTCTCTGCTGAACATCGCATGCAACGGATTTTGTTGTTACTGGTCGTAGTCATGCTCTGCATGGCCTGTTTCCTCGACTCGTTTCTGCCCATACCCGCGTTGGACAATGAACCGACCACCGAATGGGAAGGCCCTTGGACAATCTACGAAGGGGAAACAGCCATTGCAAAAGACGTCAAGCTTCCCTACTCCATTGAAGGCCCCTTATTGGGAAAGACCTTCACCGCTGCCTACCGTCTACCCGCCTCGTTTCCCAACCACAATACCGCCATCGCAGTCAATACCAGCATGAGCAGCCTTATCGTCTCGGTCGACGGGACCAGCATCTATCGGTTCGAGGGACCCAAGCAAGGTTGGGCGCGCCCGGTTTTCGGGGGCTCGACACCCCATTTCATCCGCCTTGATGATGCCTATCAGGGCAAAACCCTTTCTCTGACGTTCGAATACACCTCCAACAACGCATTTGCCGGCTATATCCACGAAGTACGTGCCGGCAGCAAGGCATCCCTCATCCTTACAGAATTCAAAGAGTGGCCGTCGTTGTTCTTCGGCTTCTCACTACTGTTGTTGGGAACACTCATCGCCCTCTTCTCGTTTGCAATCCAGACCAAGGAGGAGCAAAAGAGCTTCTTCTACCTGGCCATGATTCTGCTCGCCCTCGGCGGGTGGGTGTTCAGTCAGACTCCGAGCAAGTTCCTGCTCTGGCGCAACCCTGTCCTTCCGTTGAATTTCAGTTTTGCCGCCCTGTACACGCTCCCGACCTTCCTGACCAATTATGTCATCCATTCCTATCCGGTACATCGAAGAATCAAGCACTTCAAGCGCATCTCGATGCTCTTTTTGCTGATGTACATCATCGGAGGCCTGCTGCAGATGACGGGTATAGCTCAGTATACCGACCTCCTTCTCTATTCGGGCTTGGCCCTGGCCCTCTTCTTGATTGCACTGTTCACCAACCTCGGGTGTGAGTATATAAAAGGAAACAGCCGGCTCAGCTCCTTTTTGCTCGCCTTCTCCTGCCTGCTTGCATCCATTCTCGCCGAAGTCGTTCTGCTTGCAATGAACATTCAGCTCGACAGTGCAGTCCTCCTGCACTTCGGCATGGCCCTTTCGGCAGTCATTCTCTTTTGGCACAGCATCACCCTTGTCAGACAGAAAACACAGCAGCTGAGTAAAGAACAACTTTTACAGCAGATCGCCTACACCGATGCACTGACCGGGGTAGGAAACAGGGCTTCCTACGACATGGAAGTGGAGCGGATCTGCAACGCAGGGAAATTAGAGGTGCTTGGGATTCTGATGATGGATGTCAACAATCTCAAACAGATCAACGATGCACAGGGCCATAA
Proteins encoded:
- a CDS encoding NYN domain-containing protein; its protein translation is MRRKNNAIYIDLENIPSGLDLKMLFEELTLKHNDSPEEENIFVIKMACGNSKSIKKLEKQLAEYNFTIRDTPSITTNYKNRADLIISLEALETIIINTPVIDRYVFITSDSDFTVIMEALRKYGKEVYLVTKEAVSDKPIFNNCCDEILIIETFMPKPKAEEPKGAEKDKAKKVEKPDAAHTKKMDILVEDLMRKVVESFDPDAWQLVSYAGVKFHQMDKSRMIERSSYRSLGNLLSKLEQERFIERKLNEKGHPEIRKASQANHA
- a CDS encoding GGDEF domain-containing protein, producing MLDFSAEHRMQRILLLLVVVMLCMACFLDSFLPIPALDNEPTTEWEGPWTIYEGETAIAKDVKLPYSIEGPLLGKTFTAAYRLPASFPNHNTAIAVNTSMSSLIVSVDGTSIYRFEGPKQGWARPVFGGSTPHFIRLDDAYQGKTLSLTFEYTSNNAFAGYIHEVRAGSKASLILTEFKEWPSLFFGFSLLLLGTLIALFSFAIQTKEEQKSFFYLAMILLALGGWVFSQTPSKFLLWRNPVLPLNFSFAALYTLPTFLTNYVIHSYPVHRRIKHFKRISMLFLLMYIIGGLLQMTGIAQYTDLLLYSGLALALFLIALFTNLGCEYIKGNSRLSSFLLAFSCLLASILAEVVLLAMNIQLDSAVLLHFGMALSAVILFWHSITLVRQKTQQLSKEQLLQQIAYTDALTGVGNRASYDMEVERICNAGKLEVLGILMMDVNNLKQINDAQGHKAGDNVLRDFGQRLSRLLPASASLYRYGGDEFIALIPKVDEDQIAKLADTVLDFFSSSGKVDYDVAVGYAVYIPKKKEKFAQVVSRADAAMYRCKSAMKAKKV